Proteins from a single region of Salvelinus fontinalis isolate EN_2023a unplaced genomic scaffold, ASM2944872v1 scaffold_0337, whole genome shotgun sequence:
- the LOC129845675 gene encoding uncharacterized protein LOC129845675 has product MGLDGLLSSSAWSEAASFSTPTTQQFTDPEPEGHNGYKGWEEDLLPEEREVPLLNLYLTTKRVEDIALRLVSLRQAFPTLLRSTLSRNHVFVAGKVLLGALVQANHMDGAKFIRTYNDFVDYLSDPSKRNDIERELAEAKIHHVNMIDVVFELVLFGMMTAQKSLMVHPGGFVERLYALLYSFLPTAANMEPEADRYLLLLNDSCDTLPPKRDPDTNALHYFALNLTFLNKISCSSKTFLFPSFHLFDFMTISSS; this is encoded by the exons ATGGGGCTGGACGGGCTTCTCTCCTCTTCAGCGTGGTCGGAGGCTGCCTCCTTCTCTACGCCCACCACTCAGCAGTTCACTGACCCAGAGCCTGAGGGCCACAACGGCTATAAG GGTTGGGAGGAGGACCTGctgcctgaggagagggaggttccTCTGCTAAA CCTCTACCTTACCACCAAGAGAGTGGAGGACATCGCCCTGAGGCTCGTCTCCCTGCGCCAGGCCTTCCCT ACCCTGCTTCGTTCCACCCTGAGCAGGAACCATGTGTTTGTGGCGGGAAAGGTCCTCCTGGGCGCACTGGTTCAGGCCAACCACATG GACGGGGCCAAGTTCATCCGTACTTATAACGACTTTGTGGACTACCTGAGTGACCCCTCCAAGCGGAATGACATTGAGAGGGAGCTGGCTGAGGCAAAG ATCCATCATGTGAACATGATAGATGTCGTTTTTGAGCTGGTGCTGTTTGGGATGATGACAGCTCAGAAGTCCCTGATGGTG CACCCCGGTGGGTTTGTGGAGCGTCTGTACGCTCTCCTGTACTCCTTCCTGCCCACTGCTGCCAACATGGAGCCAGAGGCTGACAGATACCTGCTGCTGCTCAAT GATTCTTGTGACACTTTGCCACCCAAGAGGGATCCAGACACCAATGCACTACATTACTTTGCACTGAATttgacatttttaaataaaataagttGTAGTTCAAAAACGTTTTTGTTTCCGTCTTTTCATCTATTTGATTTTATGACCATTTCCTCTTCCTAG